The sequence below is a genomic window from Acidiferrobacteraceae bacterium.
CGGATCACCCAGGGGGCTGCCGATCTTGAATACCATCGGCATGAATACGTTGTGGCGTACCAGGAGGGCCCGGGCGAGTTGCGAGTCGACATTGAGTGCGTACTCGGCGCTGCGCAGTTTCCTCTGGATGGTTCGGATCTCACCGCGCGCCGCGCGCGGGTAGCGGGTCTTGTTTACGTACCTGGTCAGATCGTGGATGTATTTCAGACCGAGATCCGTCTGGGGTTCGGACAGGATGATCTGCAGCCCGACCGCCTTGCTGCGGGCATGGGCCAGCTTCCGCATCATTCGCGCCAAAACCCCGCGAGACCAGGGCCAGCGACCAATCTGCTTGATGCTGGGCTCGTCGATGGCGACGATCGCGACGTTGTCCGTGGCCTTGGTGCTACGGTGGGTTTGGCTAACCCCTACGTCGTAGGCGACCCGCTCGAGCTTGGAAAGGAAACCCTGCCCCCGGGCGAGGACTATGACGAGAACGGTGAGCAATAGGGCTATGAGCCAGTCTTTTTTCCACAGCCCGGAAATCAATCGGAATTCCTCATGCGCCCCTGTTTTTATGCGGTCGGAGCGAATTTGGCCCGACCCCGGTTTTGTCTTAAGTGTAGATTATAAGTGATTGAGTATACAGCCAGTATATAGCCGCCAGAGGCCCTGGCCGCCAGTGTTTCAGGGCAGGAGGATTTCGAGGACCTTGGCGTAGATCCGGGAAAGTCGGTCGGGATCGGTGACGTCCACGCATTCGTTCACCTGGTGGATGGTGGCGTTGGACGGCCCCAATTCCACCACTTCGGCCCCCATGGGGGCGATAAATCGCCCATCCGAGGTGCCTCCCCCCGTGGAAAGGACGGGATCCGGGCCAATTTCGTCGCGGATGGCCTGTTTGACCGCTTCCAGCAGGCGCCCCTGTGCCGTCAGGAAGGGTTGTCCGGAGAGCCGCCATTCAAGGGAAAATTCCAGCCCGTGGGCCTTCAGGACGTCCTCGGTGCGGGAGCGCAGCTCGGCCTCCGTGACCGCGGTGCTGAAGCGGAAGTTGAAATCCACGGTCAGGTCGCCCGGGATGACGTTTTCGGCCCCGGTCCCGCCATGGATATTGGAAATCTGGAAGCTGGTGGGCGGGAAATGTTCGCTCCCCTGGTCCCAGGTTTCGCCGGCACGGGTGGCCAGGGCCGGAAGGGCCCTGTGGATGGGATTGTCGGCCAAGTGCGGGTAAGCGACGTGGCCCTGGCGTCCGCGCACGGTCAGGCGCCCGTTGAGGGAGCCACGGCGCCCGTTTTTCACCACGTCCCCCAAGGTCTTCTCGGATGCCGGTTCCCCGACGACGCAGTAGTCAATCCCGATCCCGCGCTCGGTGAGCCACTCCACCACCTTCACCGTTCCGTCGACAGAGGGACCTTCCTCGTCCGCCGTGATCAGCAGCGCGATGGAGCCCCCGTGATCGGGATGGCGGGCGACGAAATCTTCGATCGCGGTGATGAAGGCGGCGAGAGAGGATTTCATGTCCGCGGCACCGCGGCCGTAGAGGCGGCCGTCACGTATGCTTGGTTCGAAGGGCGGGCTGGTCCACTGCTCGAGCGGGCCGGTGGGGACGACATCGGTGTGGCCGGCAAAGGCCACCACAGGTGCCTGGTCGCCACGGCGCGCCCAGAAGTTTTCCACGTCAGCAAAACGCAAGCGCTCCACCTGGAAGCCTAATTTTTCCAGTCGGGCAATCATCAGGTCCTGGCAGCCCTCATCCGCCGGGGTCACCGACGCACGACTGATCAGTTCCTGGGCCAGTTCCAGAGTGGGATCGGCCATATTGGATCCTTCAGATCTCCCGCAGCAGTTCGTTGATACCGACCTTGGCCCGGGTCTTGGCGTCGACCCTCTTTACAATGACGGCGCAATACAGGCTGTAGGTCCCGTCCTTGGACGGGAGATTTCCGGATACGACGACCGAACCGGCCGGCACACGACCGTAGCTCACCTCGCCGGTTTCCCGGTCATAGATCTTGGTGCTCTGGCCGATGTAGACCCCCATGGAAATCACGGAACCTTCTTCGACAATGACGCCTTCGACTACCTCGGAGCGTGCGCCGATGAAACAGTTGTCTTCAATGATGGTGGGCGCCGCCTGGATGGGTTCCAGCACTCCGCCAATGCCCACGCCGCCGGACAGGTGTACGTTCTTGCCGATCTGTGCGCACGAGCCGACTGTGGCCCAGGTGTCTACCATGGTGCCCTCGTCGACGTAACCGCCGATATTGATGTAGCTCGGCATAAGTACGGCGCCGGGGGCGATGTAGGCGCCCTTGCGAACCGAAGCCGGTGGTACCACGCGGAAGCCGCCTTCACGAAAGCTGCGTGAGTTGTAGTCGGCAAACTTGGCCGGTACCTTGTCCCAGTAATTCGTGAACCCGCCCTTGATGAAGCCGTTGTCCTCGATCCGGAAATAGAGCAGCACCGATTTCTTTAACCATTCATTCACGACCCACCGGTCACCCTGTTTTTCGGCGACGCGGGCCCGGCCGGTATCCAGCAGGTCGATGGCCTCGAGGACCGCGTCCTTCACCTGCGGGTCCACGTTGCGCGGTGTAATGTCGGCGCGACGTTCGAATGCGTCGTCGATGATGCTCTGGATGTTGCTCATGGGATCTTCCCCGTCGTTTCTTATCTATTGAAGATAATTTGCGTACTGTGCCACGCGTTGCGCCGCTTCGATACACTCCGCTACCGGGGCCACCAGTGCCATGCGCACGTACCCGTCGCCCGGATTGGCGCCATGGGCCTCCCGTGACAGATAGCTGCCGGGCAGAACCTTCACGCCGGTGGACGCATACAGACCCCGGGTGAACTCCGTATCCGTTCCCGGAACCCGGGCCCAAAGGTAGAAGCCGGCCTCGGGCCTGTGCACCGACAGGACCGGTTCCAGGATCGGCAGTACAGCATCGAATTTTTCGCGGTACTGTTCCCGGTTGGCGAGCACGTGCTGTTCGTCGTTCCATGCCACGATACTTGCTTCCTGTGCCAGATTCGACAGGGTGCAACCGTGATAGGTCCGGTACTGGAGGTAGTCTTTCATGACCGCACCATCGCCGGCAACAAACCCCGAGCGCAAACCGGGAAGATTGGATCGTTTGGACAGGCTGTGAAAGACCAGGCACCGATGGAAGTCATCGCGGCCGAGTTCGCTAGCGACCTGCAGGAGACCAACGGGAGGCGCGGTCTCGTCGAAGTAGATCTCCGAATAGCATTCATCGGAGGCCACCAGGAAGTCATGGCGGTCGGCCAGTTCCAGCAGGAACCGGTAGTCATCGCGGCCGAGCACGGCCCCGGTTGGGTTGCCGGGACTGCAGACGTATACCAGTCGCGTACGGTCCAGGATCTCCACGGGCACGCTGGAGAAGTCCATCCGGTAGCCATTGCCAGCGACGGTATTGAGGTAGTAGGGCTCGGCACCCGCCAGCAACGCTGCCCCCTCATAGATCTGGTAGAACGGGTTCGGCAGGATCACCACCGGCGTGGTGTCACCGTTCGCCGGAACCACTGCCTGGGCAATGGAAAACAGCGCCTCCCGTGTTCCGCTGGCTGGCAGCACGTGCCGTGCGGGGTCGATTCGGTCCGGGGCAATGTTGAAGCGTCGACTCAGCCAGCCGGCGATCGCCCGTCGCAGGTCATCCAGGCCACGGGTTGATGGGTATACCGACAGTTCGGACAGGCTCCGTTGCACCGCTTCCATGACCAGCGGTGGCGCCGGGTGTTTCGGTTCGCCGACGGACCAGAAGATCGGCGATTGTCCTTCCGGCGGAGACACTCCCTCCAGAAGGCGCGCCAGTTTCTGGAACGGGTAGTCGTGGAGTCGCGCAAGCTGGGGGTTCATGGAATGATCGGGGTTCGAAGGCGTGCGGATTATACGGGAAGGAGGAATTGTGGCCAAACCGGTAGCCGGATGGCGGCCAGTTGCGGCGCTGTTGGCCGGGTCCAGCATGTGGGGTGTGGTGTGGTACCCCATGCGTGTACTGGAAGCCCACGGACTCGCAGGGCCCTGGTTGACCGCGTATGTCTATGGGGCGGCCACTCTTGGCGGACTGTTTCTTGCCCGGGGCGAGCTGCGCTGGATTGGGAGGCGACCCTGGTTGCTGCTGGGTCTGGGCCTGAGCGCCGGTTGGACCAATCTGGCCTTCGTATTGGCAATATTGGACGGAAACATCATGCGGGTGCTGTTGTTGTTTTACCTGTCTCCCGTTTGGGCCGTGGTCCTGGGGTGGTGGGTGCTGAAGGAAAAGGTCAGCACGGGTTCCATTGCAGTGCTCATCATCGCCTTGCTAGGCGCGGCACTGATGTTGTGGCGCTCCGGTTCGGGCCTGCCCTTGCCCCGGGACCCTACCGACTGGCTGGCATTGAGTTCCGGTTTCGCCTTCGCCGTGTCCAATCTGTTCGTGCGTTATGGCTCGGAGATACCCGTCTCACTGAAATCCCTGAGCGCCTGGATCGGGGTCGTGGTACTGGCCACGCTCGTCGTCGGGATACAGGGCATCGCGGTCCCATCGGTGACTACGAGACTCGTACTTGGCGTGCTGGCCCTCGGCTGGTTCGGTACGGTCGTGATGACCATGTTGGTCCAGTATGGCGTCAGCCATATGCCGGTGCACCGTTCCGCCATCATCCTGTTGTTCGAACTGGTGGCGGGAGCAATCTCTCAACAGCTGTTAACCAATGAGACAATGAGCGCCCTGGAATGGGGCGGGGGCGTACTAGTGGTTGCCGCAGCCTTGCTGAGCGCCTGGCGGGAAAAGACATAGCCGCGCATCTGTGAGGACCTTTGCTGCTTTTTCGTGAACAGCCCGTCTCTTCCTTCCCGGTCTTGAGGAAAATTGATTTCGATCAACTTGCAGTGGACGGGAATGTACTTCCATTGGTTTGTTGGATATAAATCAGTCGCTATGCCTGGATGCAGGGCCGGGAGGCAGGATCCGTGAATGCACGTCAGCAGTTCTGGGATCAGGCAGGCGCTACCGATTTTGATGTGGCAATCATCGGTGGCGGCGTTACCGGCGCGTCTTTGTATCATCACCTCTGTCAACGCGGACACCGCGTCCTGCTTGCCGATCAATCCGACTTTGCCGCGGCCAGTAGCCAGTCTTCGGGCATGTTGGTCTGGGGCGGCTTGCTTTACCTGCGCAATTTCGATCTCCGTGCCGTGTTCCGGTTTTCCCGCGCGCGTGATTCCCTGATTCGCTCCGGAAAGGAATGGGTCCGTGCGGAATCCATCCGCTACATCCCGGCGGCCCACGGCGGACGCAGTGCGCAACTCGTCCAGGCCGCCCTCTATCTGTACTGGTCCATGGGATTGTTTCAACGGCATGCGCCCAGCCGAGAGCGCGACTTTGCCGAGCGCAGCCTGATTCGATCGCGAAATCACCTCGAGGCCCTGTGCTACGAAGAGGGTGTTCTTCGTGAATCTGACGCCCGCTTCGTGTTGCACTGGATTACCCCACACCAGAATGAAGAACAGATCCCGCTGAACTACTGCGCGGTGAGTGACGGCCTGTTCAATGCACGGGACGGTACCTGGGCGCTGCAGCTCTGCGATACCCTGGGTTCTAATCAGGTCACGGCCCGGGCGAGAGTGGTAGTCAACTGTGCCGGTGTCTGGACCGATGAGGTGAACCGTCGCTTCGGAATCCGGTCGCCGGTACGCCATCTCCTGAGCAAGGGCGTCTATCTTGGACTTGCGCGGCCTGCCGAGCACCAGTCACCCCTGGTATTCGAGATGGGCGAACACGGGGATGTGCTCACCCTGCTGCCATGGGGGCCGGTATCCCTCTGGGGCCCAACCGAGACGAAAGTCGAAGATATTGCCTCCGGCTATCGCGTTGATGAAAAGGATCTCGCTTTTCTTCTTGAGCACGCGCACAGGGAACTGGACCCGGCGCCGGGTCGCGATGACATCGTCTCCTTGCGTTGCGGGANNNNNNNNNNNNNNNNNNNNNNNNNNNNNNNNNNNNNNNNNNCCTTCGTCTTTTGATGAAGACGTCTACCCTCTGGATATTTCCCGACGCCATCGGTTGGTGGTGGATCCGGATCGACCGTGGATTTCGTTCTATGGCGGCAAGCTGACCAACTGCATGGATGCTGCGGCGGACATTTATGCACACCTTCCGAGGCAACGGTTCGCAGCACCGCGAATCAACGGTGTGCACCACGAGCCGCCCGGGGCCATCGAGCAGATGTCCTTTCCCGGACTCAATGACCCGGTACCGACGGTTGGATGGACCGTTGAGCACGAGTTTTGTCACACGCTGGCCGACTACCTGCGTCGGCGAACGAATATCGCCCAGTGGGTCGCGCGACAGGGCTTGGGTCGCGGGGACGAAAATATAGCCCAGATCCGGCGCATCGCCCTCGAATTGAGTCAGGGTGATGTTCAGGCGGCGGACCGGGAGCTGGATCGCTATCGGGCCTTGGTCAGGGAGAACTTCGATCAGGTCT
It includes:
- a CDS encoding DMT family transporter; the protein is MAKPVAGWRPVAALLAGSSMWGVVWYPMRVLEAHGLAGPWLTAYVYGAATLGGLFLARGELRWIGRRPWLLLGLGLSAGWTNLAFVLAILDGNIMRVLLLFYLSPVWAVVLGWWVLKEKVSTGSIAVLIIALLGAALMLWRSGSGLPLPRDPTDWLALSSGFAFAVSNLFVRYGSEIPVSLKSLSAWIGVVVLATLVVGIQGIAVPSVTTRLVLGVLALGWFGTVVMTMLVQYGVSHMPVHRSAIILLFELVAGAISQQLLTNETMSALEWGGGVLVVAAALLSAWREKT
- the dapE gene encoding succinyl-diaminopimelate desuccinylase → MADPTLELAQELISRASVTPADEGCQDLMIARLEKLGFQVERLRFADVENFWARRGDQAPVVAFAGHTDVVPTGPLEQWTSPPFEPSIRDGRLYGRGAADMKSSLAAFITAIEDFVARHPDHGGSIALLITADEEGPSVDGTVKVVEWLTERGIGIDYCVVGEPASEKTLGDVVKNGRRGSLNGRLTVRGRQGHVAYPHLADNPIHRALPALATRAGETWDQGSEHFPPTSFQISNIHGGTGAENVIPGDLTVDFNFRFSTAVTEAELRSRTEDVLKAHGLEFSLEWRLSGQPFLTAQGRLLEAVKQAIRDEIGPDPVLSTGGGTSDGRFIAPMGAEVVELGPSNATIHQVNECVDVTDPDRLSRIYAKVLEILLP
- the dapC gene encoding succinyldiaminopimelate transaminase, whose translation is MNPQLARLHDYPFQKLARLLEGVSPPEGQSPIFWSVGEPKHPAPPLVMEAVQRSLSELSVYPSTRGLDDLRRAIAGWLSRRFNIAPDRIDPARHVLPASGTREALFSIAQAVVPANGDTTPVVILPNPFYQIYEGAALLAGAEPYYLNTVAGNGYRMDFSSVPVEILDRTRLVYVCSPGNPTGAVLGRDDYRFLLELADRHDFLVASDECYSEIYFDETAPPVGLLQVASELGRDDFHRCLVFHSLSKRSNLPGLRSGFVAGDGAVMKDYLQYRTYHGCTLSNLAQEASIVAWNDEQHVLANREQYREKFDAVLPILEPVLSVHRPEAGFYLWARVPGTDTEFTRGLYASTGVKVLPGSYLSREAHGANPGDGYVRMALVAPVAECIEAAQRVAQYANYLQ
- a CDS encoding CHASE2 domain-containing protein; protein product: MISGLWKKDWLIALLLTVLVIVLARGQGFLSKLERVAYDVGVSQTHRSTKATDNVAIVAIDEPSIKQIGRWPWSRGVLARMMRKLAHARSKAVGLQIILSEPQTDLGLKYIHDLTRYVNKTRYPRAARGEIRTIQRKLRSAEYALNVDSQLARALLVRHNVFMPMVFKIGSPLGDP
- the dapD gene encoding 2,3,4,5-tetrahydropyridine-2,6-dicarboxylate N-succinyltransferase; protein product: MSNIQSIIDDAFERRADITPRNVDPQVKDAVLEAIDLLDTGRARVAEKQGDRWVVNEWLKKSVLLYFRIEDNGFIKGGFTNYWDKVPAKFADYNSRSFREGGFRVVPPASVRKGAYIAPGAVLMPSYINIGGYVDEGTMVDTWATVGSCAQIGKNVHLSGGVGIGGVLEPIQAAPTIIEDNCFIGARSEVVEGVIVEEGSVISMGVYIGQSTKIYDRETGEVSYGRVPAGSVVVSGNLPSKDGTYSLYCAVIVKRVDAKTRAKVGINELLREI
- a CDS encoding FAD-dependent oxidoreductase, coding for MNARQQFWDQAGATDFDVAIIGGGVTGASLYHHLCQRGHRVLLADQSDFAAASSQSSGMLVWGGLLYLRNFDLRAVFRFSRARDSLIRSGKEWVRAESIRYIPAAHGGRSAQLVQAALYLYWSMGLFQRHAPSRERDFAERSLIRSRNHLEALCYEEGVLRESDARFVLHWITPHQNEEQIPLNYCAVSDGLFNARDGTWALQLCDTLGSNQVTARARVVVNCAGVWTDEVNRRFGIRSPVRHLLSKGVYLGLARPAEHQSPLVFEMGEHGDVLTLLPWGPVSLWGPTETKVEDIASGYRVDEKDLAFLLEHAHRELDPAPGRDDIVSLRCG